GAATACTGTGGCCTGAGGAGTCTGAACTTGTGGAATTCATGGATGGAGCTGTGATATTTACCAAGGAGCCATTCTTGCCAACACTGCAATAACAActttttaatcaaaatcaaaaccataggggaaaaacttgaaaaaatgttaaatgttggtcataaagaaaattgaacTTTACCTTCCTGCAAATATACAAGAACCATGACCTGCGTTGTTCAAGCAACAAAACTGTTAGAACTTGATAATGCATTATTGAGTCACATGACCTGAGaactcaaataaaaatcaacaaaagaaagaaatgaagaagaagaaggaaggtaTATATGATCTTACTTGGATCTGTGGTGGTGATAGCAGCCACCCCATTGAAGTCACACGACCCAGAACTCTTCCTCATCTGATTATAGTAAGTGTCAAAAGCATAAGTCGCATGAGAAAGCACATTGTCTGGTTCATAGCATGGTTCTCCCTGCAACAAAGGTGAGCAATCCACCTTGCCGGGTCCACAAGCCCAATCTAATGCAGCCTGCAGCATCTTTGGATCAGCACCATCCCTTGCAGTACAGTAAGTTTGGTTCGTAGTGTCATTTGCTAACACCATTCCTGATCCTGTCAAGTGTAAAATGTAAATGGGCGCCCCATTTGCATCAAACAATCCCCAGTTCTTCTCTGAGACCGGCCCAGGCTTCATATCCTCATTATAGAGCTCATAAATATAGGTACTAACAGCAATTCCAGGGTGCTTGGGAGTTCCAGTTTTGTTCAGCACATGCCTTATCAAATTGCTGTTATAGGTGTTGGCATTTTCTGATGTTGCATCAGGTTCATTAGAATCACCTTTTGAGGGCCATCCTGATTCTGTCACCATCACAGGAATGTTGGTGAAATTTAGAAAACCCATGGCAAAGTATGCTGCATCAACCATTGCATCAAAGACGTTGGAGTAATGGAGAAGCGTATTAGCATCAACAGCTTCTTTATTTGGAGGAAGAGGCTTGAAGAGTGAATAATCTAAGGGAATTACACCATTTGATTGCATATAGTCATAGTAAGGGTAAATGTTGAGCATCAAATATGAGCCTGTGGACTGCAAGAAATTCAACATGGGGACCAAAACTGGATTCCATGAGCGATTAAAGAAGGCTTGAGAAGGAGGAAATGAATCAAGGATAATGGAGGAAGAGATAGGTGTTGAAACTTTAATTTGACGGTCAAGATTGGATGCCACAAGGGCTGAATGAATGAACTTGAGGGCATTGACAAGGACTGTTGCTGCATTTGGAATGGTAGTTAGCACCTCAGAACCAATAGATATGGCCGTGATATTGGTGGCTGGGTAATGTGCCACGACATTGTGGGAGATCCAGTTAGCCGCAGTGGAGTTTGATTGGCCAATTCCAAGGAGCTGTTCATTTGGGACAGAGACCATGACTTGGATGCCTGTGTTTGCAAGAGCAAGGAGCATCGCACGGTCAGCATTGTAAAGGCGGATGTGTCGGATTTGCTGGGCTTTGAGGAGGGCTACTACTTGAGTTGGATGTGGCATGTCTGAGAGGTCCGTTCCTATGTTCACACCAATAAATGCATCTGCAAAAATGAAACAACAACCATtgtgatttttcatttatttgaaaCATAAATTTTCGTAGTTTGTACAACCATGACTAGATGAAAATTGTAAACAACATCTGGGAGGACAATATGAATTTGGTTTTTCTAATGAGGATATATTAACTAGTATTATCTAACTCATACTAGGCTTAAGCTACAAGATCCCAAATTTGAGACCCAACAATTTTTGGTTCATAACATGAATGAAAGTGGACAACTTGCCACTATATATCTAAGCTACAAAAATTGAATCAATATCAGCTGGCAGTATGTGTAGGATCAATTGAAACGTAAGTGTCCTGCAGAACAAGTGAGCATATTATCTGGTAATTAGTACCTATTGCTAACAATGGCAGAAAACAAACTATTAAACAATGTTTGCCTTATTCTAGATGATGAGGCTTTCAAATGCTGAAGTATCAGCATTAGTAAGAAAACAACATACATATCAAATGTTGCAGCAAAGCACCTGCAAGTGTTGCAAGAATCAGATTCTTAATTTCTTAACCATAGAATCCAACAGAACTTGAAACTTCTGTGGCTATGGGCAAAAGATCTTAGAGTAGAAGATCATAGCAGTAGATATAAAGATTGCCATTAAAGACAACAACTCCAACCATTAATAGactattttaaggaaaaaaaaaaaaaaaacattttggcgGATCAAACATTAGCGAATCAAAAATCCTCAAGCCTTTACAATGTTTTTAACACATTCAGTCCAACAACCTGGCCTGTACCAAATTCAACTTGATTTAGTAGCCAACTTTTGAGAAACTATCCAGTTCCAAGGAAACCGTCAAAAGATAATCTGGCCATGATAACAATTTCCTATAGATTCTAACGACAAACAAGAACAGTTTAATGCTTTCACTTTAGGGGGAGGGGACCAATTTCATTTATTGACCCCAACCGTATTCTAATTGCAAGGAatgacatttttcttttctaattgtAAAAATAATGAAACACTGTAAACATTATGCAGTGTGGGGTTAAATCTCAGATGGTgctattgtttttatttgaatttacaGTAGAcaccatataaaaataaaaaatatcaatgcATGCATACACTGCAAGTGGGTAGTACGGATAGATGCAATATAATATATGGTCATAGAATGCAGCACCCATGCCTTCAACAAGTTCTAAGCAAAAGTGCCTAAATTCTCCAACCCTTGACCATTTACACTACCAAGGTAAAGGCCACTAACAAGAGTAAGATAAATAGGGGTTGAAATCCGAAGAAATGCCCCATGAGCTGGAAGACATTTagacaaataacaatgctagtctattttttatcttttaatacataaaaagaaGGAGATAATCTAAAATGTCAGAGACTAGGGCATTGATGTTCACAAAACCTTATGTTATTTTCGTTTATACTCTTTTGTATAAGGCACATCTTCATTTATACTCTAGTTCCAGGTAATACTTATTGGGAAAAAAATCCTCTCAATTCGAAGCGAAGAGGAGAAGAACCATTTCATAATCAGAATTTTCCGGCATCCAATGATAAATACGTTGACTcaccatttaaaaatttaaatgatgttACGTCGTCATCGTCAGATACAACAATATTAAATCTTCTGTAACTCCTCCTCgcttcaagtgaaatggagactggagaggatctttGTCTATATTTAAGACCCCCCCAACTTCCCCTTCTGTCCTCCTTTATTACACTTTTAATATTTGACCTACTAAACGTCATAGGCAAGAAGACACCGACTTTTGGACccaaaaaacagaagaagaagaagcagaagaagaagaagctacaCACACTCACAGAGAAGCCATTTTATTTTCGGCACATGCCCAAgctttaataaattaattttcccTTAGTATGTAATCCTCCAAAGGGGGCTTAAAGCAAGGAGGGGTGACTACAGACAAAGACCTCAAACAGAACACATGCAGAATAATGTCAGCTCATTATAACCTCTAAGAAACAACAGAGACATCATCTCAATCTTAAGTGAAACCAACAATcaatcaaaaagtgaaataccAAAATCAAGCACTTTTAACAgagtaaaagaaacaaaatatatatatacatatatacagaACGCACGCATCAGAGAAAAGTAAGTCACCTTCATCAGCTGCAACTGCAGAAGCtgcaaagagaagaagaagaagaataagcaCAGCCATTATTCTTCAGTGGGGGAGCCCTCAAAAGACAGAGCCTTCAAAGATATCCAacaattaagagagagagagagagagagagagagagagttgagtAAGAGTGTGAGAGTGGAAAAACTACTAAATCAAGGAAATATAAAGTGGGGTAAAGATGTGGGAAATACAAGACGGAGGGGAGTGTGGGTGGTACCCACAAATCACGTGGAAAGTTTTTGTCTGGTTGATCTGACGGTTAAGGAATCATCTGCCGAGTCGGACAGTGATCAAGGAGAGCAGTGGTGAAGAGAATAGAGTAGAGATAGATGCCCCAAGGGCCGAGGCCCAAGGTCATTTGTTGTTGTTAAATTAGCCGTTGCAAAGCTTTTTCAGTTTTGTTGGTAGTACCATTTTGCCTTGGAGCGTTGTCTTTGTGTTTAATATGCGCGTTTTTTACGAGGTAAAACTGAAAAAAGGTTGGATCGCATACTCTACATAAACAGACAAAGAACAGCTCGAGTAGGGACGCCCAGAACACGCAGAGATGGCCCTCAACggtcatatatcatatatgccgtacatttattattatctttattgTCGTTCTTATAAAAATCCTCTCATTGATAAATGAAGATTATTGATAATAAATCGTGAaacagaaatatatatacaagtaaGGAATAATttcagacatatatatatatatatatatatatatatatatgactcacttaagattatttaaaaaaaaaaaaacatgaaagtaGGGCtcttaaatttgaattcataattcacttttatttaaaaaatatatatattcaaatcccaaaaattttttattcatttattttcttcttaatcgatttagaggaaaactttgctCTTTGTATAAGGATTTGAAAAGATTgcttatttctttaaaatatattctataattaatgatatgttttcttttttagattgCCCAAATAAATGAAAGTTCCAAAAAATGAAAGTAGGTCTCTTAAATTTGAATTCACATTTTCTCAAACTATAATTCACTTTTGTTCTGAGCAGAAATTGGTGGGCAAGCAATTATGTTGGAAGGTAATGCTAAGCAGGTAGTAGATGCAATCAACTCTATGGATGATAACTAGAGCATGTTTGGTCATCTTGTAGATATTTGAGTTGGTCTTTGTAAGCTCCCATGATGGCAATGTGGTTTTGTAACCCGGGCAGCCAACTGCGCTGTTTATGGTCTAGCTAGGGTGGTTACCAAGTGTGTCATGGATAGGATGTGGAGGGATGAAACTTCAGCTTGTATCGGTGATATTGTTTTAATTGACCATTCCGCTTCATCTAGTGATTAATGAAaagcaaattttattaaaaaaaaaaatcacttttgtTGTTATTCATTTAATGATAGAGTTCTCTTTCTAATAGGGTTGgatgaaaattttgttctttgcCTAAAGGCATTTGAAAATAATGcttacttcattaaaatatgTATCATTTATGTACTTTTTCCCATTAGTTTTTAGAGCATTTGCCCTCTTAACCTCTCTCTAAGGGAGAGTCGAGTCCTTAGTCTTCCCCTCTTCTCTAGACATGTtcgagaaaaataaaaaagtatcaTCCGAAAAAGAGAAGTGTTAACTGTTATACATCTATCTCTTGCTTATTTTTTACACATCTTTTTTGCAAATCTACCTTTGAATCTAGGAGATCTAcatatgattttatatattcaaCGGTGAATTTTCTCATCTCTTATATAAAGATGGACAAGAAATAAGTAAAATATGGAATATGCATAATACCGATGTGCATGGGGGAAACCATTTCACTTgcatagataagcaaacttggacaATTTATAAATAACCATATTTATAAGCACATTCCTTATAAAAGCCTTCTcaaaaacaatctaaaagaacTCAAGCATTAAGCGCAATCAATATATAACCagctcttttaattttgatacaCAATTAAGCTCCTACGTAATTAATACACTTATTATACATATAATAATTGATCAAttgttataataataataattaacacaCTTATTATAATTGATCAGTTTTTACAAAGGTAAGCATCCAACCCTTTTGACATCTTGACTGCAAAGTCCACATAGTGTTCGGGATCAGGGACACTTCCATTTGCCTTCTCAAATTCCACGGTCCACTCTGCAGAGCTAATGCCCGTATGCACTCTGATAACCTGAAGTTTTGCCTTAAAACTCTTGTAAAATCTCAAAACATCCCCTTGAACGACATTAAAAGTGATCGTCATATCTTCTTCATCAACATCTTCGATTTTCACCTTTGCTGTCATGGGACTCCCTGGCACAACaataaattcaccaaaaaaaaaaaaacacaccattaataacataaaataagtaaaacagaGCATGgtgtatatataatttgtctCACCGAGGTCATATTTCCAATGTGTCAGACAGCCAGGCCTGATCGAGTCTCCTTCCAGCAACTGAAAGCTTTTGACGTTTTTGGGGAACATTTGCACCAAATGGTGCATTTTGTTCCTAAAGAAGCCATAGAACTTTTCTGCTGGTGAATTTATCTCCACCTGTGCCTCGAGCCTGGCAATCTCAGCCATTGCTTAAGCTACCAAACTAAATATTGGACaaattaaatatgtatattgtGATGTGGGTGATGAGATTAAATCTCTAGCTAGCTAATCGATTTTATAGTGAATAGGGGTGTGTTTCAAGGTTTACAGAATATTCTCAAGTGGGTGTGTTATGGTTTGTGACATGGCTTATTGGGACCTCAATTGTTGTGCATGTCACTTTCTCTAAGATACGTATCTAGGCTTAAATCTCAATATGcataaattttagaaaaactaTCTTTAAAGTTTCGgaattttgtttatgttataGATAAGTTTTTCATAGTTAGTGGATTGGTTTTGGGTATGGAATGTAATACGTTGTCTGTGACGCTTGTAATCTCATAGCTTTGGTTATGATtttttgtaagagctttatattCATGATAATTTCTATGAATGAAACTTATATGAATTCCCttctaaaaaactaaaataaaataagttctccatgttttaaatttgacaacTAACAAAGACGCCATTCCATCACATATTTTTAGCCAATCTTTAATCTAAACTTTCCATTTGTCATATTGTCTATGTCAGACTAATAAAAACGATTCCTGTCTATCTAAATAATCAACTTGCCATGTAGGCAACTatgccaaataataataaaatataggaaaagccaaaaaaagccaaaagagaaaagaaaaaggaaaaggatagAAAACCATCCTATCAACACCTTTCACCCCCACATAGGGAGCAATAGTAGTGAGGATCCACTTGTGCACACCTTTGTGGGGGTGTAGCCATCCTCATCGACCCCtatttaacacacacacacacatatatatatatatataaattttgatgGTCACCAAATACAATGTTCTAGGAGTAAATTgttcaaatagaaaataaaaagagaccAAAATAATACCTATATTAAATTCCAATGGTAATCTgtgaaattttctaaaatttttaacaaaatttgtaaCAAAATGTAATATCAATAAGAGTatatattattcaaattaaaaatatgggttaaattcactttatctcctgaagttttaggaatttttcaattcgaacctcaatgtttaaaaattggtaatgtactcccctaatgttttaaaattttttaattcaaacattCCGTTacaaattttcatcaaattatacgaaaatttataaaattacgtaattaccctcaatttgaattgaatttttttgaaatattaggggagtacattgccaatttttaaacactggggttcaaattgaaaaactgaaTGAATTTAACCCGAAAAATATAAAACCGAATGAGACACGTGGAAGTACAATATGCTATTGTTTCTTGAGTGGGTTTTGGTTATTGGGCTTGGTTGGAATTTCTGTTGGGCTTGGGATTGTTGAACAATCGCACACTCCCTCACTCGCTCTCCCAATTGTTTCTTCAAACCCTAACGTCCACTCTCCCGCCCTGGCCCCTCCCTCTTTTCGGTTAATATATAATCTGCAATTTAAATTCAGAaacttctttcatttcttttctttttctttttggcagggtttatttggttatttattttttttacttgtggGGTAGTTATGGCCGTTGATTCTGGAATCTGAGAGCTCCGAAATGGCCAAACTGTTTGGTTCGGGTGTAAAACCAACCAGTTTCGAGGGTGGAATCGATGAGCTTGAGCGTCTTCCTTTGACGCTACGGCGGAAATTGTTACGGGCGGATAAACGGAGTTCGGGTTCGGGTGATCCTAAACCCGGCGTTGTTGAGAATGGAAGTGAAAGAAAGTCTATGTAAGCTCTggcattttaatttatttgtttttgaactttaataTTAATTGCAATCGTTTAATTTGTGGAGTTATTGCTAGAAGCTTCAATTTTTAACGACATGCAGATCACATATT
This window of the Corylus avellana chromosome ca5, CavTom2PMs-1.0 genome carries:
- the LOC132180327 gene encoding MLP-like protein 34, which encodes MAEIARLEAQVEINSPAEKFYGFFRNKMHHLVQMFPKNVKSFQLLEGDSIRPGCLTHWKYDLGSPMTAKVKIEDVDEEDMTITFNVVQGDVLRFYKSFKAKLQVIRVHTGISSAEWTVEFEKANGSVPDPEHYVDFAVKMSKGLDAYLCKN
- the LOC132180936 gene encoding glucan endo-1,3-beta-glucosidase 2 — protein: MAVLILLLLLFAASAVAADEDAFIGVNIGTDLSDMPHPTQVVALLKAQQIRHIRLYNADRAMLLALANTGIQVMVSVPNEQLLGIGQSNSTAANWISHNVVAHYPATNITAISIGSEVLTTIPNAATVLVNALKFIHSALVASNLDRQIKVSTPISSSIILDSFPPSQAFFNRSWNPVLVPMLNFLQSTGSYLMLNIYPYYDYMQSNGVIPLDYSLFKPLPPNKEAVDANTLLHYSNVFDAMVDAAYFAMGFLNFTNIPVMVTESGWPSKGDSNEPDATSENANTYNSNLIRHVLNKTGTPKHPGIAVSTYIYELYNEDMKPGPVSEKNWGLFDANGAPIYILHLTGSGMVLANDTTNQTYCTARDGADPKMLQAALDWACGPGKVDCSPLLQGEPCYEPDNVLSHATYAFDTYYNQMRKSSGSCDFNGVAAITTTDPSHGSCIFAGSVGKNGSLVNITAPSMNSTSSDSSGHSIHISGLTSIFMVIRVLIWSLVFL